The Tenrec ecaudatus isolate mTenEca1 chromosome 4, mTenEca1.hap1, whole genome shotgun sequence region GCCAAAATTTTTAGGTACTGTTTTATAAAAACTTGACTTTGTACTGATATGTCCAATTCAATACAGAACATCACTAACAGACATTGCCCCTAATACTTTTTAGTGGAAAATGATCTCTCTTTTTCACTAATCCTGAAAACTTAGGTTCCTCTAAAAattaatttacttatttatttgctTTATCTGATAAATAAGAGAATAGTTCCAAAAGAAAATGTGATGCGGATACAAAGAATGTGAATGCTGAGTTAAGTTTTTGTATTAGACTGCACACTCTGAAGAGCTATATCCGAATAGCTTGGTCTCGAGTCCCTGCAAGTCTCTCCCACCAGGTGGGAATGTGAGGCCTCACCTGACCATCTCCATCCGCTTTCCTCTTGTTGAGGCTTCAAGTGGTCCCTATTCCCCTGTCTCTGGTCTACCTGTTCATCTTTTATGGCACTGTGAACTCCCATATGCTATAGAATTCACACACTAGAAGTAGAAACTTATTATCATTATCATCTCCCACGCTTGCTTTATTGGGATATAAATCTCATACCGGCATGGAGTTTTATTCATTAAATCTTGACAGTTGTTTCTGAAGGCAAGACTGAGCGAGTTGGGCTTGCTTCCGGGATGAGAAGGCCTCTCTGGGGTCAAACAGCAAAGACGACAAGAGACTGGCATCTTCATTGATGACCAAAAGCCTCTCCAGGTGTTCCCAGGCACCTACCCGCCCAATACTGTCTCCCTGCTCTTCTGGTGAAAGCACGCTTGTCATTAGACCTTGAGCTCATTTGGATCGACTCCTGTGAGACTCAATTACAAGCTGTGAAAAGAGAGCAAACCGTGAGCACTGACTCCAGTCTTGGGCTGGGACTAAGCATCTGAGAGGTCCCTACAAAGAGCTGTGCCTTGTGGCCCGGGGTCTCCATTTAAAGATGATAATCACTCATAGTGTGCCTTTTCACCGATAAGTGTCCCACTTTGAAGGGCTGGGTGACAGTTCAATTCACTGGAGAGAGCAGGCGGTCTGAAGAGCTGGGGAGATGAGGAAATATTCCAGGAGAGAGCCGACTACAAGCTACATAGGAGGCAGCTGTCCTAACATGTGGGCTCTCGAAATGCATGTTGGGAAACTGAATTTAAGCAGAATGTGTAAGTAGAGATACACCAGCTAGACTGGGTAGGCACAGAGACCAGGTGTAATAGAGACCCAAGAGAGCGGGGAGCCAAGTGCCATTCCTGTGCTCAGAGCCTGGCCAGTGCACCCAGGCTGGAGGGCTGGGGAAAACTGAAGGGGTGGAGAAAAACTGGAGGGGTGGGGAAAAACTGGAGGGGTGGGGAAAACTGAAGGGGTGGAGAAAAACTGGAGgggtggggaaaaagaggaggaaagGCAATGGAGGGTGTATGGTCTTTGTTTTTTGCAAACTGAAAATACATTTACCATCCAGATAAAATATAGCATGAATGCAgtcttcattttaaaaagtcaaacagTATAGATGCATACAAAATAgtgcaaaatgataataatttataaattatcaagggttcaggggggaggagggaaggggagggagaggaaaatgaggagctgataccaagggctcaaggagaaagcaggtgtttgagaacaatgatggcaacatatgtacaaacatgcttgacacaattgatgtgtttatggattgtgacaagggttgtatcagcccctaataaaatgatttttttaatggtgcAAAGTATACGATCTTCCAACAATATCACCCCTGAAAAGAGTCCCACCAAGTGGAGATGGGGTTGTAAGCTACTAAATTGTTCCCAGCACTGGACTATCTTAAGGGGCCCAAATGGAGGCCAAGGCTGGCTGGCCCCAAGGTTCCAGAGCCGGAGGGAGTGAGGGTAAGAAGGGAGGGAAAAGCTCACCTACCCATCCCTTGACTGCTCAAGAAATTCCTCCCACTGCGCCTCCCCCAGTCTGGCTCTTTCCCTCACACGGTGCAAGCGAGGGGTGTAAAGAAGCTTCTAGAAGGGGATTTGAGATGGAACAATTTCTGTAGGTGATACTTAGGGGAGAAAGGAAACAACTCACTCCtatcgagccaattctgactcatgatgacaggaagaggcagggtagaactctccatatggagtagaaagccttgtttcccCTACCCCACtgacaggctggtggtttcaaactactgaccttgggattaaAAGCCCAGGTTGTAACCACAATGCCCCCAGGGCCCCTTTTCAAGGGGAAGAGGGTCCCAAAGACATCTCCTGTGGAATGAGGTCCCAGGAGAGACTCACCATTTTCCTGACTGGGTGGGGCTATAACCACTGCCTCACTTGGGGGTTCTCTAGAAGCCCCAAACCCAGGCAGCCCCTGCACAGCAGGAAGAGGACTGGTCCTACTCCCCTCCTTCCTTGGGGACATCCCCTAGGCATCCTTCCCGGGTTGCTCTGAACTCACGGCTAGCGAGATAACACAAACCCAAAACACCACTTTTTGACAAAAAGATGAACAAGGGTGACCCTACTCCATTTTTTCCCTACGTCAGCAAGAAGGCATCGCGCCTACAGTCAGCCTCGCACGCACAGTTTACCTGTGGCCTGCGATGCGCACATTATGTTACACTTCACAGTCTTTCTTGTACCCACAGAATCAGGTGCCACTCATTGTCAGGGGGGGTATGCAACCCCCACCAAAGTCATGAGTTGCGCACTTTACTGAACAAGTCACCTCTGCATTACACTCACCCTTCCTCGACTCTTCCCTGTTTCCTGGGGACACGGGATCTCTAAGCCCGCTGGTGTGTACAGTCATTAGTTTGAGAGTTCCTGAGCATTTATGTCCTACTCCCCAGAAAAACTATACAAAGCATAATGGGTTTCTCTAGGCCGACACGTGCTAGCATATATGATTACATACACTTGTATATGCGTATGTAGGTTTGGGGTATAGTTAATCCCATTTGACAGATGAGAAAACGGTGGGCCAGACAGATTAAGTCGTTTTCTCTAGGGCCTCTCAGCTAGTGAATGGCAGCCGACTCCGATGGCATGTTCATATCTCCTGACCTTCGGTCACTGCTCTGTCcactgaagctctctgcttcagaCAGTTGTGTGAGGCAAAGACAGGACAGGCTCTTCTTGTTCCCTTGCCTCTTGTCCACCGAGGAAACCAGAAACACAGCCTTCCTCTTCACGGCTCCAGTGTTGTGCACACCCGTGCTCCGCCCCGCCAGGGCTTTCCCATGCCCATTAGACTAGATCCAGGCCCTGAGGAGGTCCTCAGAAGACAGCACGGATATGACGCAGGCCTCCACTTCCTCCTTTCGGCTGCTGATTAACTTCTGGGGTGAATTGgttattttctgaaaaataattttcatgAATATTTGTTAGAAGTTagcaggaattttttttaaatcacaacaTTCCCAACTATTTGATGAATTCATTTTCAAACACTAAAAATACCCAAGGACCATGGCAACCCACAGATCAGCCCTCTGCTCCCTTGGTCAGTGCTGCTCAGTTCCCTGACCCAGCGTGGTCAGTGCTCCCATCTCTGGCCATCCCTACCCCACAAAAGCCAAAAATATAATTGTGGTACCAAAATAGAATCTTAACCCCTTCCACCAGAGAGCTTTGAAAATACTGTCCTGCCTTGTGATTCTCTATGTGAAATACCAGCACAGTACCTATTCAGAGAGAGGGTGTTCCCTGTGAGAGAGATCCTTTATAATCATATTGCACCTTCTCTCAGCAGCCCCatgtctttccattccattttccacaaaattttgaagtcctctcgtgtgtgtgtgtgtgtgtgtgtgtgtgtgtgtgtgtgtgtggttggggcgggggtggggagttcAGGTGCCATCcaatccattctaactcataacaaccttattgACAACAAAATGTAACACTGctcagtcttgcaccatcctcacaagcattgctacgtttgagcctgttgttgcagccatgaTGTCAGTCCCTCTCAGTGAGAATCCTCctgtcactgaccctctgcttcaccaagtcaattccttcctcagggactggtcccACGCTGATCCCACGACCAAAGAGTTGACATCAGTCATGCTATCCCTGGTTCCATGTACTCTGCTGAATCCGGCTTGAATTTCTTGCAGGTCCCTGTACAAATAGTGCTGCaactgtttgttttattttttatcttgagcaaaattttacttgcgtctgatattgttctgtaagctCTGTGTCGCACGGGATCACTTTCCTTGAAATGTGCACGCATACAGAACGCTTCACGTGGTCAGCCAGGTCTCCTTCTTCCCACGCTTCTTAGCATAGACAAGAGAGTGCTCCAGAGTTGTATCCATGTGTTGAAACATCtacgttccatcaattcctagaacctTACTTTTGGCAATGTTTTTGGTGCAACTTGGAATTTTTCCTTTAATACCATTGGTACTGGTCAGATGCTACCCTGAAGTGGTTGAACATCAAGCAATTcattttgacacagtgactatgTATTTCTACAATCTTCTTGTTATGCTTTCTGCagaattcaatattttgcccacagaatccttcaatattgtgtGGGAAACTGACAGCCAGGAAGAGTGTTTATGCGGACAAACTTTCAACATTCCTACgttaagaactccagagggcCCCTGTGGAGAAAGCCTTCACGTTCAGGGGTTGGAGATgcgtcccactcacattctcctcaTTTAACGTTATTCTCCTCAATGTCCCCCTATATTAATGCCATTTAAGGCGCTGTTTGAAAACATGGTTGCTCACTGCGCTCTTGAAGGTTAACTGCTTACAGGCTATCTGCCTGgaggttgtctgccatcaaaagcaatcagaccctattatcTCTCCCTCcttaagtaggacccactcccttctgataaggatcatagattgcttcccctggagaagagctcaaagacatctaaggtcaagccaactcagggaggaccaaagttaggctgccctcAACTCTGGAGCCTGCCCACCGTGTTATGTATGTGCCGTCCTGTCACGTGTGTGTGCctctagtgcctccccttcctattgtgtgcacACCCCTAGCCTGTCCCCCTCGTGTTATATGCATGCCTCTTGTCAACCCCTTCTTGTTACAGATGTGCTTACCATGGCCTGCGTGCTCGAGATTATGTAAGCTCACGAGAATACATTAAGCTCTCtctctgcacagacctggctcctgaagtcaggaGTGTGGAGGGGAGctcttgcatgctttatcttgtcttgtGGCTCTTTAATttccccctcaattacacaactgccccgtGGACCCATCTGTTTATAGGGAGGCTGGTCccctcaatattgcaactcaaaacttgaatttttctttagtgcTTTTTGCTTGAAAATACTAAGAGTGTCCTtccctcttggttttctaactcatggtctgtatacatgctcttgtaatattttatttggtTTTCTCTAACTGCCCGGTAAAGTCTTCTGATTGGTTAGGTCTTCATCCTTTCCTCCACTTGCTTTAGCTAGTCTAAATTCAAGAGCAACTTTTGGAGTtgcttctgacattcattttgatctttttcctttcctgtcttttcagtgaccttttactttcatctATAATGTCTATGCTGTCGTTTCCACAATTCATTTGACCTTCAGTCATTAGTGctcaatatgtcaaatctgtttttAAGACGGTCTTTAAATCCAGGTAGGCTATACTCAAGGATATACCTTACATAGGttgctgaatcagaatcaattcaatagcacTGGTGGTGTTGGAACATGTCATTGGATATAAAGGATCCAGGAAGACCTGGCAGGCCAGCCTGGGGAAACACTGTGCAGAACTCTTGAGATGCCAGGCAAGCTGGGCTGTGTAGCACACCTGCTCTCTTTGCCATATTGTGTCCTGGAGAcaaagagaggcccagaaggtcaTCGCTTTCTGGAAAAGAGTGATTTTTCCTTGGCTCCTGATTAGGAGTGACATCCTGTAAGTGCTATTTCCCCTCTCTACAAATGTCTGTGAACCCAGGAAATGTGTGTCATGAGCCACTAACCCCTGGCCAAGGCCATGCTGAAGAGAAGAGGGAATATTACTACCAAGGTGTCAGGGAGGACCACCGTGGGGCAGCAGGAGTACTGGagcaccttgcccactttccagATGAAGAGTGGCACAACCACAAGGACCAGCAGGAAGCCCACAAATGCAAACAGGGCCAATGCCAGGGGGAGGGCCTCTCCTAGAAACAAAGAGAGAAAATGCACTCAGGAAAGAGCGGTGAAGAGAGCATCTCTGATCCTGAGCCGCCTCGGTTTCCCGGAGCTGGCGCCGTGCGTTGGCCAAGATGGTAGCTGGCAACATTCTAAGCGTTCTTCTGTGCCCTAGAGATTAAAATTACCTCCAGTAAAACCCTCTTTCAAAAATCTAGACTAATGCCTGGTTTCCAGAAAGCCCTAGGGAAGCTTCAAATCCTTTTCTCAGGAAGGGAATGGGGAGGAGCATCACTTGTTCAGCAACCAGCCTGGTTGGCACATACCTTGGCACTGCTACCGGGGGGATggcagagtgccagcccaaggcagGATGCGGGGGAGGTGCTGCAAGAGAACAGCACAACAAGGTGATAACTGCAAACAGAGCTTGCTGCACAATTTGCTCCCGGCAATGAGCCCTATTCTAGAGGAAGATTCTGAGTTCAGAAATCAGTCACACAATGACTGTTAGATATTTAGCACCTACTATGTGTACCAGGGCTACTAATACCTACAAGGATGCTTCAGAACCAGAAAGGACACCCCTGATTCCAGAGAGCGGGAGATGGCTGTGCAGAATGGGAAAGTGCCTTACTAGGTAGAACTGGCTCCGAACACGTATCTGTGTGGGAAAGAGCAGTGAGAGGGAGAGCTTTCTCATGCTTTTGGGGGCAGCCATATGAATGTACTAATATTCAAAGTAAGAATTTAAAATGTGAGTGGCTTAAATGCTATACACAAAAACATAAGTAATACTGTTTGAATAGCAAGGTCATGGGGTGTGGGCGTTTCGTACCTTTGAGgtgttttttgttggtggtggttgcaAATATCAAACAGGGATTGAGTCAaacaagagaattctgaagactcTCCATGAGGACCCTTGTAGACAAAAGGGTAACCCACCCAGCCTGCGGACAGATCTTCCCACCAAGGGATGACCCAGAACCAAAGTTGCTCAGCAGACATCCACGTCCAGCCAGGAGGAAGGACCGGGAACCTGCCTGTCCTTACCTTCGACCTCCACACATTCTGCCCGGCTGAAGGCACTCCGTCTCTCAATGGCCTTCACGAGTGTCTGGGCCTTGGCACAGTACTTGGCCCCTGGCTCCATGATCTGCAGGTGCACAGGAATGCCGCCGCTCTTTATCAGTTTGACGCGTTCCTGTAGGAGACCAGAAAACACGGCGACCTGTAAAGGGAGGTGAGGCAGGCAAGGCAGAGAAGCGCAAGGGTGGGAAAGCTGCAGCTCTGTCCTTTCCAGGGTGCATCCTGGACGATTTCTTCTCATCCACAGACTCACTTCTATTTATGAAGCACCTTATTGTTTTAGGCAGTGGGCACAGCAGTGGAGCACATATGAAGGGAGACAAGTAATATACAAACACAAATCAGGTGGTGACGCATGCTGTGAAGCAAATGGTACAGGACAAGGAGATAAAGAGTGGTGGAGGGCATCATTTTAAACAAGGTGGTTAGCAAAACCCTCTCTGATCAGGTAACCTTTGGGCAGAGACCTAGTGGTGAAAATTCTAACTGGGTTAGGCGTTTGGCATGGCCATACCCCAGAGGAGATAAGTTCTCAGGAGCAATGAATTGGTGGGTACAGGACCTCCTCCCTCATCCACCTGCCCACTCCTCCACCCAGGCCTCACACCTCCAGGTGTGTGATCCATATCTGATCCTGTGGAGGCCTGTCGGAGCCAGGCCCAGGTGACTCATCACAAGCTTTCTCAACACAAGTTGTGCCAGTTACCACGGGTGGGGATGGGCACCAAACCAAACAATCATAAGACACTGCCCAGGCCCTGATCCGTCCCCACACAACTCCATCTTCCTGATGGCATGTTCTACCACCGACTCCGGTGAGAAGGCATCAGATAAGTGGATACTAGAAATAACATCAACGGCAGCCTCCACGTACAGCTCTTGTTGAATGTCCATGTCCCGGACATTTCTCCAAGAGGTACCACTGACCTGAAAAGAACCCAATATGAGGGCAGCAGCCTGAAACCTGAAACACACGAGGAGCACCAATCAGACCTCTTTTCTAGGCATTCAATCTGGGAACTGGATACCTGAGGCTAGAAGCAAGGACATAAAAGAGGGACCAAATGAAGGGAAAGAAACCTAGGTGGTCTTGCCTGGCCAGCGAGTCATGGCTGTAGGTACATGGAGAGAGGAGTCATGAGGGAAGGGGCCTGTTAGTAAGCAGGGCAGAGGGCCACAGAACAGGTCCAAGGCAGAGGACCCTCCCCAGGAAAGCGAGGCCACCAACGATTAAGTCCTGGGTAAGAGAGGCTGTGACGCCCATTCTGGTCAGAGATTGTGTGGTAGGCACTATTGACTTATATTACTCATAATAATAAAGACTATTTGGCCTTAAATATGAGAGGTGTGAAGAGGCTTCAAaactttatggaaaaattccattattttttcataccatttttttccacaaattttttaaATACCCCCCCCCCCGTATATaggtgcattgaacactaatgaccaaaagcCAGTCATCGATGACTATGGGACGATATCAAGGACGTCATAGTTGATATCGCTATGAAGAAAGTGCAAGGTAATTAAGAAGCCTGGAAAGTATGGACGTTATAAGAAACTTGCTCGGGAATATAGAGTTGCTAAAGTgaaaggaagaaattatgaaaCAAAATTACTGAACAGAGGATTTTAAAAGGTGACTCCTGAAGAAAAGAGTAAAGTATTAAAATGAACTGTGCCACGACCTGGCTAgagtcagaaacccaaagagaacaCCTTGGCATGCCCAGTGCTGGGGGGCTGCTGACTGCCAGCACTCCTGCAGGGCCGTGCCAGGgcccagaggagaggagaggccgCGAGCCTGGGGCCCTTTGCCTGGTTATTGTTGAAGGAAGTCATCGTTTGACAAGTTTTATAAATGAGTACTTAAAGATCAGGAATAAGTGAAATTGAAATTtgacaaaataaaagaaagaatgcaTACTAATTACAGACCAGACGTTCCATTTGTAGACTACTGAGCAATTTGTATGAAGTGGGGAAGATGAAATAAACCAGAATTTGAAAtggaagaataaagaaaagaaataaaaatgaagttaAATAAGAAGTAATCTGGAGTCAGAAATCACTACCTTAAGAATCTCATTCTGCTTGAATGAGAGTGGAAGTGAGTGAACGTGCTCAGGGATCTGGGTAATCTACAAGGATAAGATTCCAGGCATTCCAGATCAAAGTCCAGGCCAGATCTGAATCTAGGTCTAGATTCAGAGGTGTTTGTCCGGTCTGGATCCCATAGTAGGTCTGGATCCCACACAGTGCAGGTTACCACAACCAGTACCGCATCAGTCCTGCCCCCATGTCTACTTGGAGGTGTCCTATTGGGACTTGGGCaaatccagatcccaactgttgTCTTGGAGGGTTTGGGTTGAGTTTGTAAATTACAGAAAGAGATCGCAGAAAAGTGTTCTCTCAAGATGGCCCCATTGACTATGTTTCTATTGTATATGCGCAGCAGCAGTCCCGGCATTCAAGAGGGTTTGCCTTTGTATCTTTTAGAAAATGTCCGTGATGCCGTGGAAGCTAAAGAGCGTGCCAATGGACTGGAACTGGAAGGCTATAGGACCAGAGTTGATATCGCTATCACAAAAAGCCTACCAACCCCAGCACCTGAGATCTAGATGGGGAGACCCACTACAGCAGCTGCCACCCTCAGGACTACCACGATGAGGACGCCGTGGAAGCGATGATGATTGGGACTACTATGGCATAGAGAAGGTGGTGGCAGAGAAGGAGTATGGAGAGTCGCTCAGAGTGGGATCAAATTTATGGAAGGCTTCTCCCTACTAAAGTCGTGGAGGATACAGGCCACGTTCCTGAGTTCAATCAACTCTCCTCACGCCTATTAAAGTTGAAGACTTCCTGAAACATATCCTAGAGCTGGAATACTTATTgtggtaaatatatattttttaatttattgtctCCTGCTTAAAACTGAACAGACCTACTGAAGTTAGGTGACTCTCATACTTTTTATAATGACTATTTTTGGTGGAGTTGAAATGCTGTTTTCCTTCTGTATTTGTGTAGTTCAGTGCTTTGTTCAAAGTGAAGAGTTTTCAGAAAAGTAGGTTTTGCATGTATTTTTTTACAATCCAAATTTTGACTGTTGAGAAGTTTCTATTGTAAAAAACTTCATTG contains the following coding sequences:
- the IL20RB gene encoding interleukin-20 receptor subunit beta; translated protein: MRHILVWSPVVVPGKTIYYSVQYQGEYESLYLSHMWIPSHWDSPITKPECDVTDDITATVWYNFRVSATLGSQTSAWSILEHPFNRNSTILTPPKTEVIKDGFHMVIQLEDLGPQLEFNVVYWRSEPDAKERVKLIKSGGIPVHLQIMEPGAKYCAKAQTLVKAIERRSAFSRAECVEVEGEALPLALALFAFVGFLLVLVVVPLFIWKVGKVLQYSCCPTVVLPDTLKITNSPQKLISSRKEEVEACVISVLSSEDLLRAWI